Proteins encoded within one genomic window of Triticum aestivum cultivar Chinese Spring chromosome 2D, IWGSC CS RefSeq v2.1, whole genome shotgun sequence:
- the LOC123053904 gene encoding (+)-neomenthol dehydrogenase isoform X2, with translation MEGATPTSAPSSTRIAVVTGGSKGIGLEACKQLAGGGAITVVLTARNETRGTAAVEQIKRLGHADVIFHQLDITDASSIARLADFLKTRFGKLDILVNNAATDGIEHVIDPVYGLTPGDETFNGMDAGQRINWMWTSCRQTYETAKQGLQTNYYGTKRVTEALLPLLRSSSDGRIVNVSSNFGLLSFFRNEELKQELNDVDSLTEERLDELLAMFLKDFEAGGAEARGWPAEFSAYKVAKAAMNAYSRILAKRHPELRVNCAHPGYVKTDITRNSGILTPEEGARNITSVALLPEGGPTGKYFSEGEEASFV, from the exons ATGGAAGGAGCCACTCCCACTTCCGCTCCCTCGAGCACAAG GATTGCTGTGGTCACCGGCGGGAGCAAAGGGATCGGGCTGGAGGCGTGCAAGCAGCTGGCAGGCGGCGGCGCCATCACCGTTGTTCTGACGGCCAGGAACGAGACGAGGGGAACAGCGGCGGTCGAGCAGATCAAGCGGCTGGGGCACGCAGATGTCATCTTTCATCAGCTGGACATCACGGATGCTTCCAGCATCGCTCGACTCGCAGATTTCCTCAAGACCCGTTTCGGGAAGCTTGACATCCTG GTGAATAACGCCGCGACGGATGGGATTGAGCATGTCATTGATCCAGTTTATGGCTTAACGCCCGGCGATGAAACG TTCAATGGCATGGACGCGGGCCAGAGGATCAATTGGATGTGGACCAGCTGCCGCCAGACGTACGAGACCGCGAAACAGGGCCTGCAGACAAACTACTACGGCACGAAGCGGGTGACGGAGGCTCTCCTGCCCCTGCTCCGATCCTCGTCCGACGGAAGGATCGTCAACGTCTCCTCCAACTTCGGATTGCTCAGC TTTTTCAGGAACGAGGAGCTGAAGCAGGAGCTGAACGACGTCGACAGCCTGACCGAGGAGAGGCTGGACGAGCTGCTGGCCATGTTCCTCAAGGACTTCGAGGCCGGCGGCGCGGAGGCGCGCGGGTGGCCGGCCGAGTTCTCGGCGTACAAGGTGGCCAAGGCCGCCATGAACGCCTACTCGAGAATCCTGGCCAAGAGGCACCCGGAGCTGCGCGTCAACTGCGCGCACCCCGGCTACGTGAAGACGGATATCACCAGGAACTCCGGGATCCTGACGCCGGAGGAGGGCGCGCGCAACATCACCAGCGTTGCGCTGCTGCCGGAAGGCGGGCCCACCGGCAAGTACTTCTCCGAAGGCGAGGAGGCATCCTTCGTGTGA
- the LOC123053904 gene encoding (+)-neomenthol dehydrogenase isoform X1, translated as MEGATPTSAPSSTRIAVVTGGSKGIGLEACKQLAGGGAITVVLTARNETRGTAAVEQIKRLGHADVIFHQLDITDASSIARLADFLKTRFGKLDILVNNAATDGIEHVIDPVYGLTPGDETFNGMDAGQRINWMWTSCRQTYETAKQGLQTNYYGTKRVTEALLPLLRSSSDGRIVNVSSNFGLLSVSIMRRSPRTTNKFLQQQQKRGHDSMPTFFLPFRPQFFRNEELKQELNDVDSLTEERLDELLAMFLKDFEAGGAEARGWPAEFSAYKVAKAAMNAYSRILAKRHPELRVNCAHPGYVKTDITRNSGILTPEEGARNITSVALLPEGGPTGKYFSEGEEASFV; from the exons ATGGAAGGAGCCACTCCCACTTCCGCTCCCTCGAGCACAAG GATTGCTGTGGTCACCGGCGGGAGCAAAGGGATCGGGCTGGAGGCGTGCAAGCAGCTGGCAGGCGGCGGCGCCATCACCGTTGTTCTGACGGCCAGGAACGAGACGAGGGGAACAGCGGCGGTCGAGCAGATCAAGCGGCTGGGGCACGCAGATGTCATCTTTCATCAGCTGGACATCACGGATGCTTCCAGCATCGCTCGACTCGCAGATTTCCTCAAGACCCGTTTCGGGAAGCTTGACATCCTG GTGAATAACGCCGCGACGGATGGGATTGAGCATGTCATTGATCCAGTTTATGGCTTAACGCCCGGCGATGAAACG TTCAATGGCATGGACGCGGGCCAGAGGATCAATTGGATGTGGACCAGCTGCCGCCAGACGTACGAGACCGCGAAACAGGGCCTGCAGACAAACTACTACGGCACGAAGCGGGTGACGGAGGCTCTCCTGCCCCTGCTCCGATCCTCGTCCGACGGAAGGATCGTCAACGTCTCCTCCAACTTCGGATTGCTCAGCGTAAGCATCATGCGTCGATCACCACGCACAACAAATAAGTTCCTCCAACAGCAACAAAAAAGAGGTCATGATTCGATGCCAACCTTCTTCCTTCCTTTTCGGCCGCAGTTTTTCAGGAACGAGGAGCTGAAGCAGGAGCTGAACGACGTCGACAGCCTGACCGAGGAGAGGCTGGACGAGCTGCTGGCCATGTTCCTCAAGGACTTCGAGGCCGGCGGCGCGGAGGCGCGCGGGTGGCCGGCCGAGTTCTCGGCGTACAAGGTGGCCAAGGCCGCCATGAACGCCTACTCGAGAATCCTGGCCAAGAGGCACCCGGAGCTGCGCGTCAACTGCGCGCACCCCGGCTACGTGAAGACGGATATCACCAGGAACTCCGGGATCCTGACGCCGGAGGAGGGCGCGCGCAACATCACCAGCGTTGCGCTGCTGCCGGAAGGCGGGCCCACCGGCAAGTACTTCTCCGAAGGCGAGGAGGCATCCTTCGTGTGA